The following proteins are co-located in the Methanobacterium formicicum DSM 3637 genome:
- a CDS encoding radical SAM protein, which yields MMEIEKLRILGEASQYDLCNYVSLNKENFTSVNLPGIYHARTQGGCQVPLFKVLMSNHCTSDCNYCINHCHNRFNRIEFSPEELISVFLHYYQNHYAEGLFLSSGMPGDADVAMENMVEVARKLRLEYEYQGYIHLKVIPGASYDMIKRAMNLADRVSVNLESATESGFQELTSTKDYHNDVLRRMKWIGRLKKRHPEMVPSGQSTQIIVGANNETDQDVLKRAQWLHKHLNINLSYLSPFEPLKETPLSDHTKPEEKRTPRLYQAQFLLNSYGFSLNEIILDDDGFILLNEDPKLLWAKSHPEEFPVEVNEASFKQLMRIPGVGKKSAQRITDARRKGVKFNKMEELKNLGVVTKRAEPFIQLNHARQTTLSF from the coding sequence ATGATGGAGATAGAAAAACTGCGTATTCTGGGTGAAGCCTCTCAATACGACCTCTGTAACTATGTGAGTCTGAATAAGGAGAATTTCACATCAGTAAACCTGCCAGGGATTTATCATGCCCGAACTCAAGGTGGTTGTCAGGTTCCACTATTTAAGGTTCTTATGAGCAACCACTGCACCAGTGACTGCAACTACTGTATCAACCACTGCCATAACCGTTTTAACAGGATTGAATTTTCACCAGAAGAGTTAATATCCGTTTTTCTTCATTACTATCAGAATCACTACGCTGAAGGGCTTTTTTTAAGTTCAGGAATGCCAGGGGATGCTGATGTGGCCATGGAGAATATGGTGGAGGTAGCACGTAAACTGCGTTTGGAGTATGAATATCAGGGTTACATACACCTTAAGGTAATTCCAGGGGCTTCTTATGATATGATTAAAAGGGCCATGAACCTGGCAGACAGGGTGAGTGTGAACCTTGAATCCGCCACTGAATCAGGTTTCCAGGAACTCACCAGCACCAAAGATTACCATAACGATGTCCTGCGGAGAATGAAATGGATCGGTCGCCTGAAGAAACGTCATCCTGAAATGGTCCCATCTGGTCAGAGCACACAGATAATCGTCGGTGCAAATAATGAAACTGATCAGGATGTTCTGAAACGAGCCCAATGGCTCCATAAACATTTAAATATCAATTTAAGTTATCTAAGTCCTTTCGAACCTCTTAAAGAAACTCCACTATCTGATCACACTAAACCTGAAGAGAAAAGAACCCCCCGCCTTTATCAAGCTCAGTTTCTTCTGAATTCATATGGTTTTTCACTGAATGAGATTATTCTGGATGATGATGGTTTCATTCTCCTGAATGAAGATCCTAAATTGCTCTGGGCAAAATCTCACCCAGAAGAATTCCCGGTGGAGGTAAATGAAGCCAGTTTTAAACAGTTGATGCGTATCCCTGGAGTAGGAAAAAAATCTGCCCAGAGGATCACCGATGCCCGTAGAAAAGGAGTGAAATTCAACAAAATGGAAGAGCTTAAGAATTTAGGTGTGGTGACCAAAAGGGCTGAGCCATTCATCCAGTTGAACCATGCCAGACAGACCACACTGTCTTTTTAA